The following are encoded together in the Deltaproteobacteria bacterium genome:
- a CDS encoding DUF814 domain-containing protein, with protein MTGRRGEAALASNDSEAGVYRGRSVARRFESPDGLTVLVGRSAADNDLLTFKLGAPRDFWLHVASESGSHVLVRNPAGLARLPRETARFAAALAARYSKARGAGRVTVHLANRADVSKPRGFPPGKVLLKHFTAIHAAPADLGGGDR; from the coding sequence ATGACCGGCCGTAGGGGCGAGGCCGCGCTCGCGTCGAACGATAGCGAGGCGGGGGTGTATCGCGGCCGCTCGGTCGCGCGCCGATTTGAATCGCCGGACGGCCTGACCGTGCTGGTCGGCCGCAGCGCTGCCGACAACGATCTGCTCACCTTCAAGCTCGGCGCACCGCGCGATTTCTGGCTGCACGTGGCTAGCGAGTCCGGCTCGCACGTGCTGGTGCGCAATCCTGCCGGGCTGGCGCGACTGCCGCGCGAAACCGCGCGCTTCGCCGCGGCCCTGGCCGCCCGCTACTCGAAAGCCCGCGGCGCCGGCCGGGTCACCGTTCACCTCGCCAACCGCGCCGATGTCAGCAAGCCACGCGGATTTCCCCCCGGCAAGGTGCTGCTCAAGCACTTCACCGCCATCCACGCTGCGCCGGCGGACCTGGGCGGGGGCGATCGCTAA
- a CDS encoding VWA domain-containing protein, which translates to MITVRYTAWDGSQRVELSAGEVFEKLSEYLSYTDDVQQALDWMMRQGFDLQGLQIQGLDDFLEELREAIRQRYRDFNLNSALDEMRQRLEDLLDLEREALEPGAPAQQGKRELLEQLPRRLSEAIEKLKLYEFEDPQAANEFESLADELDNIRELEDFQRRYGDLFHGPQSLGYHEALEVMRQLQELKQLEAALFEGDFERVSLEDLRQLLGQRAVQDFQMLKQVRMLLADAGYVTGKEGRINLSPKGVRRLGQLALRDIFQGLLRDRPGAHQIDHRGQADARPDATKLYHYGDPLNLDLVRTLKKALARKAGAPLALAPDDFEVFETQYATSTSTVLLLDMSWSMSWEGRFAAAKKVAMALESLVRARYPRDYFAIVGFFTRAVELKVKDLPEASWNMGDPFTNLQDGLRLAGELLRRHPSRNQQAIVITDGQPTAYFSRGRLYCEWPLSFGGISVRAAQETLKEVERITKRGITINTFMLDDSPSLRAFVERMTRINKGRALYTRPDRLGEYLLVDYIGRKRKKV; encoded by the coding sequence ATGATCACCGTTCGTTACACCGCTTGGGACGGCAGCCAGCGGGTAGAGCTGTCCGCCGGCGAGGTCTTCGAGAAGCTCTCCGAGTACCTCTCCTACACCGACGACGTGCAGCAGGCGCTCGACTGGATGATGCGCCAGGGCTTCGACCTGCAAGGCCTCCAGATCCAGGGTCTCGACGACTTCCTCGAAGAGTTGCGCGAGGCCATCCGCCAGCGCTACCGCGACTTCAATCTCAACTCCGCCTTGGACGAGATGCGCCAGCGGCTCGAGGATCTCCTCGATCTGGAGCGCGAGGCGCTCGAGCCGGGCGCGCCGGCCCAGCAGGGTAAGCGCGAGCTGCTGGAGCAGCTGCCGCGGCGCCTGAGCGAGGCCATCGAGAAGTTGAAACTATACGAGTTCGAAGACCCGCAAGCGGCCAACGAGTTCGAAAGTCTCGCCGACGAGCTGGACAACATTCGCGAGTTGGAGGATTTCCAGCGCCGCTACGGCGATCTGTTCCATGGCCCGCAGTCGCTCGGCTATCACGAAGCGCTCGAGGTCATGCGTCAACTACAGGAGCTCAAGCAGCTGGAAGCCGCGCTCTTCGAGGGCGACTTCGAGCGGGTGTCGCTGGAGGACCTGCGCCAGCTGCTCGGCCAGCGGGCGGTGCAGGACTTTCAGATGCTCAAACAGGTGCGCATGCTGTTAGCCGATGCCGGCTATGTTACCGGCAAGGAAGGGCGCATCAACCTCTCGCCCAAGGGCGTGCGGCGGCTCGGCCAGCTGGCGCTGCGCGACATTTTTCAGGGGCTGCTGCGCGACCGCCCGGGCGCGCATCAGATCGATCACCGCGGCCAGGCCGACGCTCGCCCCGATGCCACCAAGCTGTATCATTACGGTGACCCGCTCAACCTCGATCTGGTCCGCACCCTGAAGAAAGCGCTGGCGCGCAAGGCCGGCGCCCCGCTAGCGCTGGCGCCCGATGACTTCGAGGTGTTCGAAACCCAGTACGCGACCAGCACCTCGACCGTGCTCTTGCTCGACATGAGCTGGTCGATGAGCTGGGAAGGGCGCTTCGCCGCCGCCAAGAAGGTGGCGATGGCGTTGGAGAGTCTGGTGCGGGCGCGCTACCCGCGCGACTACTTCGCCATCGTCGGCTTCTTCACCCGCGCGGTCGAGTTGAAGGTGAAGGATCTGCCCGAGGCGAGCTGGAACATGGGCGACCCATTCACCAACCTGCAAGACGGCCTGCGCCTGGCGGGCGAGTTGCTCAGGCGCCACCCCAGTCGCAACCAGCAGGCGATCGTGATCACCGACGGCCAGCCGACGGCGTACTTCTCGCGCGGGCGGCTGTACTGCGAGTGGCCGTTGTCGTTCGGCGGCATCAGCGTGCGCGCGGCGCAGGAGACGCTGAAGGAGGTCGAGCGCATCACCAAGCGCGGCATTACCATCAACACCTTCATGCTCGATGACAGTCCGAGTCTGCGCGCTTTTGTAGAGCGCATGACCCGCATCAACAAAGGCCGCGCCTTATACACTCGGCCCGATCGTCTGGGCGAGTACCTGCTCGTGGATTACATCGGCAGGAAGCGCAAGAAGGTCTGA
- a CDS encoding magnesium chelatase, whose amino-acid sequence MQTARTVGELRASGYTVRSVRAEMRQNLLRRLSRREPLLPGIIGFESTVIPEIENAILAGHHMVFLGERGQAKSRIIRGLTTLLDALVPAIKGCEINDHPFHPICKECRRRVTEQADALEIEWITPERRYAEKLATPDVSIADLIGEIDPIKVAEGRYLADEETIHYGLVPRTNRGIFAINELPDLTEKVQVGLFNLMEEKDVQIKGYKIRLPLDLVIVASANPEDYTNRGRIITPLKDRFDVQIRTHYPRTLDDEIAIMEQELPALEREERTLGVPAFVREIIAQLTFEARACNEINQVSGVSVRISINNYESVLSNAEKRAVRLDEGEIVPRLSDLHAVLASTAGKIELEYAGEDRKAEELIDRLLNRAILKVFDQRLQADKLKPIVEYFEKGWGVEVSDKMPAAEYLDALRAIPGLQEAIRSLGGVESPGFIAAATEFILEGLHLHQKLNKDREGGRYAYRA is encoded by the coding sequence ATGCAGACAGCACGGACCGTCGGTGAATTGCGCGCCTCGGGCTATACGGTCCGCAGTGTGCGGGCGGAGATGCGGCAAAACCTCTTGCGCCGCCTCAGCCGGCGCGAGCCGCTGCTGCCGGGCATCATCGGCTTCGAGTCCACCGTCATCCCGGAAATCGAAAACGCCATCCTGGCCGGCCATCACATGGTCTTTCTCGGCGAGCGCGGCCAAGCCAAGTCGCGCATCATCCGCGGTCTCACCACCCTCCTCGATGCACTGGTGCCGGCGATCAAGGGCTGCGAGATTAACGACCATCCGTTCCATCCCATTTGCAAAGAGTGCCGCCGGCGCGTCACCGAACAGGCTGATGCCCTGGAGATCGAGTGGATCACCCCGGAGCGGCGTTACGCCGAGAAGCTGGCCACCCCGGATGTGTCGATTGCCGATCTGATCGGTGAAATCGACCCCATCAAAGTGGCCGAAGGCCGCTATCTCGCCGACGAGGAGACGATCCACTACGGTCTGGTGCCGCGTACCAACCGCGGCATCTTCGCCATCAATGAGTTACCCGACCTCACCGAGAAGGTGCAGGTCGGTCTCTTCAACCTGATGGAGGAGAAGGACGTTCAGATCAAGGGCTACAAGATCCGCCTGCCGCTCGACCTTGTCATCGTCGCCAGCGCCAACCCCGAGGACTACACCAACCGCGGCCGCATCATCACCCCACTCAAGGACCGCTTCGATGTCCAGATCCGCACCCACTACCCGCGCACCCTCGACGACGAGATCGCCATCATGGAGCAGGAGCTGCCGGCGCTCGAACGCGAGGAGCGCACGCTCGGGGTGCCGGCGTTTGTCCGTGAGATCATCGCCCAGCTCACCTTCGAGGCGCGCGCGTGCAACGAGATCAACCAGGTGTCCGGGGTCAGTGTCCGCATCAGCATCAACAACTATGAGAGCGTGCTCAGCAATGCCGAGAAGCGCGCGGTGCGCTTGGACGAAGGCGAGATCGTTCCCCGCCTCAGCGACCTGCACGCCGTCCTGGCCTCGACCGCCGGCAAGATCGAGCTGGAATACGCCGGTGAGGACCGCAAGGCGGAGGAGCTGATCGACCGGCTGCTCAACCGCGCCATTCTCAAGGTGTTCGACCAGCGGCTGCAAGCCGACAAGCTCAAGCCGATCGTCGAGTACTTCGAGAAGGGCTGGGGCGTGGAGGTCTCCGACAAGATGCCGGCCGCGGAATACCTCGATGCCTTGCGCGCTATCCCGGGGCTGCAAGAAGCCATTCGCTCCCTCGGCGGTGTCGAGAGCCCCGGCTTCATCGCCGCCGCCACCGAGTTCATCCTCGAAGGCCTGCATTTGCACCAGAAACTCAACAAGGACCGCGAGGGCGGACGCTACGCCTACCGGGCGTGA
- a CDS encoding NUDIX hydrolase: protein MPAMSSAAPAIARPAATVVLLRDGQRGCEVLLVRRNVELAFHGGAWVFPGGRIDAQDYPPGSDDVLAAARNAAVREAREEAAVVIDGQSLVLVSRWITPDILPKRFDTWFFAAPAAHDTVQVDGNEIHAHRWLRADEALAAQRTGEIDLPPPTFVTLLGLSAHRTASAALAAVARGPVQTFFPRPHPIPGGACTLYDGDAGYESGDPAAPGPRHRLLMIAGGWQYERSS from the coding sequence ATGCCGGCGATGTCGTCAGCCGCCCCCGCAATCGCCCGCCCCGCCGCTACCGTGGTGTTGCTCCGCGATGGCCAGCGGGGCTGTGAGGTCTTACTGGTGCGCCGTAACGTCGAACTAGCATTTCATGGCGGGGCCTGGGTCTTCCCGGGCGGACGCATCGATGCGCAGGATTATCCGCCGGGCAGTGACGACGTGCTGGCCGCGGCGCGCAATGCCGCGGTGCGCGAGGCGCGCGAGGAAGCGGCGGTGGTAATCGACGGCCAAAGCCTGGTACTGGTCTCACGCTGGATCACGCCCGATATTCTCCCCAAACGTTTTGACACCTGGTTCTTCGCCGCGCCCGCTGCCCACGATACCGTGCAGGTCGACGGCAACGAGATCCACGCCCATCGCTGGCTGCGCGCGGACGAGGCTCTCGCCGCGCAGCGGACCGGCGAAATCGATCTGCCGCCACCCACATTCGTAACGCTGCTGGGGCTGTCCGCGCACCGCACGGCGAGCGCAGCGCTGGCGGCCGTGGCACGCGGCCCGGTGCAGACCTTCTTCCCCCGCCCGCATCCAATCCCCGGCGGCGCCTGCACCCTGTATGACGGGGATGCCGGCTACGAAAGCGGTGACCCGGCTGCGCCCGGCCCGCGGCATCGCTTGCTGATGATCGCCGGCGGCTGGCAGTACGAGCGCAGCAGCTAG
- a CDS encoding D-tyrosyl-tRNA(Tyr) deacylase, which produces MRAVVQRVREAAVAVAGRQVAAIGPGLLVLVGVGTGDEPADATWLADKLAHLRIFENTEGKFDRSVNDVGGAILLVSQFTLYGDTRKGRRPSFSAAAHPEQAAPLCEAVAEQLRRQGVPVAVGQFGAHMQVALVNDGPVTLWLDSEARRLHADC; this is translated from the coding sequence ATGCGCGCGGTGGTACAGCGCGTGCGCGAGGCCGCCGTGGCGGTCGCAGGCCGACAAGTAGCGGCAATCGGCCCCGGCCTGCTGGTGCTCGTCGGTGTCGGCACCGGCGACGAGCCGGCCGACGCTACCTGGCTGGCTGACAAACTCGCCCATCTGCGTATCTTCGAGAACACCGAAGGGAAGTTCGATCGTTCAGTCAACGACGTTGGCGGCGCCATCTTGCTGGTGTCGCAGTTCACGCTCTACGGTGACACCCGCAAAGGCCGCCGGCCGTCGTTTAGTGCTGCGGCTCATCCGGAGCAGGCGGCGCCTTTGTGTGAGGCAGTGGCCGAGCAGCTGCGCCGGCAAGGCGTGCCGGTAGCCGTCGGCCAGTTCGGTGCGCACATGCAGGTGGCACTGGTCAACGATGGACCGGTGACGCTGTGGCTCGACAGCGAAGCGCGCCGGCTGCATGCCGACTGCTAA
- a CDS encoding AMP-binding protein: MDSVTGDLPNAAPAPIMAAALRARLADSAGRVFLHFEDFTWTYAEAFRQACRYANLFLRLRRAGRPFHVGVLMDNLPALVFSELGCALSGAALVGLNPTRTGPALARDIAYADCQIVVVEGRYAAQLQAALDSDPAIQVSVLITTGSEETAAGWSCLETELETVPATDPAVTVEPSDLLLIVFTSGTTKAPKGVINTHGRLMLLGWGASMYMCHFTPADIVYSAMPLFHANAQVLALAPALSAGGGIALARRFSKSHFLSDIRRYRATLFNYVGSPFAFIMDTPARADDADTPLRLAYGNEAPRQYIEAFKQRFGCEVIDGYGASEVGVGFSRGPADPPRSLGRAEGVKILDEQGAECPPARFDAAGRLLNPGEAVGEIVNTAGTFMFEGYYKDEESTRERTRHGWFHTGDLGYMDAGGFIYFAGRDAEWLRVGGENFLARPLEEILSRYPEVMLASVYGVPDPEAGDQVMATIKLASGAAFDPAAFAAFIDRAPDLPPRWRPLFVRVAAEVAATHTNKVLKRVLKGEKFLIDRIADPVYWRPRGASAFRRFEPEDLAALRARFARAGHADRLED; the protein is encoded by the coding sequence GTGGATTCCGTCACTGGCGATCTTCCCAACGCGGCGCCGGCGCCGATCATGGCGGCGGCCCTGCGCGCCCGCCTGGCCGACAGCGCGGGCCGGGTGTTCTTGCACTTCGAGGACTTCACCTGGACGTACGCCGAGGCCTTTCGCCAGGCGTGCCGCTACGCCAACCTGTTCTTGCGGCTGCGGCGGGCGGGCCGCCCCTTTCATGTCGGCGTGTTGATGGACAATCTGCCGGCGTTGGTGTTCTCCGAGTTGGGTTGCGCGCTCTCGGGCGCGGCGCTGGTTGGGCTGAACCCGACACGCACCGGCCCCGCCTTGGCGCGCGACATCGCGTACGCCGATTGCCAGATTGTCGTGGTCGAGGGGCGCTATGCGGCGCAGCTGCAAGCCGCGTTGGACAGCGATCCGGCCATCCAGGTGAGTGTACTAATAACCACGGGTAGTGAGGAGACGGCCGCTGGTTGGTCGTGCTTGGAAACCGAGTTGGAAACCGTGCCAGCGACGGATCCGGCGGTGACGGTCGAGCCCAGCGATCTGCTCTTGATCGTTTTCACCTCCGGTACCACCAAGGCGCCCAAGGGGGTGATCAACACGCACGGGCGCCTGATGCTGCTGGGCTGGGGCGCCTCGATGTATATGTGCCACTTCACCCCGGCCGACATCGTCTACTCCGCCATGCCGCTGTTCCACGCCAACGCGCAAGTCCTGGCACTGGCGCCGGCGCTCTCGGCCGGCGGCGGTATCGCGCTGGCGCGCCGCTTCAGCAAGAGCCACTTCCTGTCGGACATCCGGCGCTACCGGGCCACCCTGTTCAACTACGTCGGCAGTCCGTTCGCTTTCATCATGGATACCCCGGCGCGAGCCGACGACGCCGACACCCCGCTGCGGCTCGCTTACGGCAACGAGGCCCCGCGCCAATACATCGAGGCCTTCAAGCAGCGCTTCGGCTGCGAGGTGATCGACGGCTACGGCGCCAGCGAGGTGGGCGTGGGCTTCTCGCGCGGCCCCGCTGATCCACCGCGCAGCTTGGGGCGCGCCGAAGGAGTGAAGATCCTCGACGAACAGGGGGCCGAGTGCCCGCCGGCTCGATTTGACGCCGCCGGCCGCTTGCTCAACCCCGGCGAAGCCGTCGGCGAGATCGTCAACACCGCCGGCACCTTCATGTTCGAGGGCTACTACAAGGATGAAGAGTCCACCCGCGAGCGTACCCGTCACGGCTGGTTTCATACCGGTGATCTTGGTTACATGGATGCCGGCGGCTTCATCTACTTCGCCGGCCGTGACGCCGAGTGGCTGCGGGTGGGGGGCGAGAACTTCCTCGCCCGGCCGCTCGAGGAGATCCTCAGCCGTTACCCCGAGGTGATGCTGGCCAGCGTCTACGGCGTGCCCGATCCGGAGGCCGGCGATCAGGTGATGGCCACCATCAAGCTGGCGAGCGGGGCGGCGTTCGACCCCGCGGCCTTCGCTGCTTTCATCGACCGCGCCCCCGATCTGCCGCCGCGCTGGCGCCCGCTGTTCGTGCGGGTGGCAGCAGAAGTGGCCGCCACGCACACCAACAAGGTGCTCAAGCGCGTGCTCAAAGGCGAGAAGTTCCTCATCGACCGCATCGCTGACCCCGTCTACTGGCGCCCGCGCGGGGCCAGCGCATTTCGTCGCTTCGAGCCCGAGGATCTGGCCGCGCTGCGCGCCCGCTTCGCGCGCGCCGGCCATGCCGACCGGCTGGAGGACTGA
- a CDS encoding phosphotransferase family protein, with amino-acid sequence MSEIAGIQHERVAHFFRAHVPGGDCALSFTLIRGGRSNLTYLVSGNGRQWVLRRPPLGHVLPTAHDMAREYRVLSALNGSAVPAPRPIALCEDPAVNQMPFYVMTYCPGVVLASDIPAGYAETPAERRRISEALVETLVQLHAVDYRAVGLQDFGRPEGYLERQVRRWSQQWERSKTGELPEIDELIRRLNAALPPSPPPTIVHGDYRLGNLALADNDPGRVVAVFDWEMATIGDPLADLGYTLIYWAEAGDPNSAGGIGAMSAFTAQEGFFTRAQITAEYAKRSGRNLETIDFYQVLALYKLAVISEGIYARFLMGKTLGEGFEGMVRAAAPLAQRALAIAGGSPDARLRGK; translated from the coding sequence ATGAGTGAAATCGCGGGTATCCAGCACGAGCGCGTCGCGCATTTCTTTCGCGCCCATGTACCCGGCGGCGATTGTGCGCTGAGCTTCACGCTGATCAGAGGCGGGCGCTCGAATCTCACGTACCTGGTGAGTGGCAATGGCCGGCAGTGGGTGCTGCGCCGGCCGCCGCTCGGCCACGTGCTGCCGACGGCCCACGACATGGCGCGCGAGTATCGCGTGCTCTCGGCCTTGAACGGCAGCGCCGTGCCGGCGCCACGGCCGATCGCACTGTGCGAAGACCCCGCCGTCAACCAGATGCCCTTCTACGTCATGACCTACTGCCCCGGCGTCGTCCTCGCGAGCGACATCCCGGCCGGATACGCTGAGACCCCGGCTGAGCGCCGCCGCATCAGCGAGGCACTGGTCGAAACCCTGGTGCAACTGCATGCGGTCGACTACCGCGCCGTCGGGCTGCAAGACTTCGGTCGTCCCGAGGGCTACTTGGAACGACAAGTACGGCGCTGGTCGCAGCAGTGGGAGCGCTCCAAGACCGGCGAGCTACCGGAGATCGACGAGCTGATCCGCCGCCTCAATGCCGCCCTGCCGCCGTCACCGCCGCCCACCATCGTCCACGGCGACTACCGGCTCGGCAACCTCGCCCTAGCGGACAACGACCCCGGCCGAGTCGTCGCCGTTTTCGACTGGGAAATGGCCACCATTGGTGATCCACTAGCAGATCTCGGTTACACGCTGATCTACTGGGCCGAGGCCGGTGATCCGAACTCGGCCGGCGGCATCGGTGCGATGTCCGCCTTTACTGCCCAGGAGGGCTTCTTCACCCGCGCCCAAATCACCGCCGAGTACGCCAAGCGCAGCGGGCGCAACCTCGAGACGATCGACTTCTACCAGGTCCTTGCGCTCTACAAACTGGCGGTTATCAGCGAAGGCATCTACGCGCGCTTCTTGATGGGTAAGACCTTGGGCGAGGGCTTCGAAGGTATGGTACGCGCCGCCGCCCCGCTGGCCCAGCGCGCGCTGGCGATTGCCGGCGGCTCACCAGACGCGCGCCTGCGCGGCAAATAG
- a CDS encoding sigma 54-interacting transcriptional regulator, which yields MPSASAEAERLRLELKRKQELFDTLMEASYDGLCLIAADGTFLEMNAAFERITGLKRQDWIGRTLEQMRTAPGITRNSAALQVLSGSYPATTLVNIRGGEMILVTASPHFNEQGELLNIILNVRNITQLNYLKYQLEQRRGQAKLSEMEELSSAYLRDKIRSAGLGEFVINSPLMAKVVSTVVQIADFDFTVLLEGETGVGKGVMAQLIHRLSRRAPQPFVEVNCAAIPENLVESELFGYEAGAFTGSLRTGKKGYFEAASGGTIFLDEVSELPRAVQAKLLKVLDNKLVTRLGSTTPQRLDVRVIAATNQNLRELVKQGLFRADLLYRLEFVPIFIPPLRERREDIKALAYLFLEQFNREFGMDKVLASETLARLGQADLGGNVRELKNLLARLVLACEEKEIQPRHLLAELERRAEPIAAAGPNTVREPSAAPDDSRPIKARMEDAERDILTRCVAECKSTYEIAARLGMNQSSVVRKLKKYGLRCANRR from the coding sequence GTGCCTTCCGCCAGTGCCGAAGCCGAGCGCCTGCGCCTGGAGCTGAAGCGCAAGCAGGAGCTGTTCGACACGCTCATGGAGGCCTCTTATGACGGCCTATGCCTGATAGCCGCCGACGGCACTTTCTTGGAGATGAATGCCGCCTTCGAGCGCATCACCGGGCTCAAGCGCCAGGACTGGATCGGCCGCACCCTCGAGCAGATGCGCACCGCTCCCGGCATCACCCGCAACTCAGCCGCGCTGCAGGTGCTCAGCGGCTCATACCCCGCCACCACGCTGGTCAACATCCGCGGTGGCGAGATGATCTTGGTGACGGCGAGCCCACACTTCAACGAGCAGGGCGAACTGCTCAATATTATTCTCAACGTCCGCAACATCACCCAGCTCAATTATCTCAAGTACCAGCTCGAGCAGCGCCGCGGGCAGGCCAAGCTCTCCGAGATGGAGGAGCTGAGCAGCGCCTATCTGCGCGACAAGATCCGCAGCGCCGGCCTGGGCGAGTTCGTCATCAACAGCCCGTTGATGGCCAAGGTGGTCTCCACCGTGGTGCAGATCGCCGACTTCGATTTCACCGTATTGCTCGAGGGCGAGACCGGCGTGGGCAAAGGCGTGATGGCCCAGCTGATCCACCGGCTGAGCCGGCGCGCGCCGCAGCCGTTCGTCGAGGTCAACTGCGCCGCGATCCCGGAGAACTTGGTCGAGTCGGAGCTGTTCGGCTATGAAGCCGGCGCCTTCACCGGCTCGCTGCGCACGGGCAAGAAGGGCTATTTCGAGGCCGCCAGCGGCGGTACCATCTTCCTCGACGAGGTCAGTGAGCTGCCGCGGGCGGTGCAGGCCAAGCTGCTCAAGGTGCTCGACAACAAGCTGGTGACGCGCTTGGGTTCGACCACGCCGCAGCGCCTCGACGTGCGGGTGATTGCTGCCACCAACCAGAACCTGCGCGAGTTGGTGAAGCAGGGCCTCTTTCGCGCCGATTTGCTCTACCGCCTCGAGTTCGTGCCGATCTTCATCCCGCCGCTGCGCGAGCGGCGTGAGGACATCAAGGCCTTGGCCTACCTCTTTCTCGAACAGTTCAACCGCGAGTTCGGCATGGACAAGGTGCTGGCGTCAGAGACCTTGGCTCGCCTCGGCCAGGCCGATCTTGGCGGCAACGTGCGCGAGCTGAAGAACCTGCTGGCGCGCCTGGTACTCGCTTGTGAGGAGAAAGAGATCCAGCCGCGCCACCTGCTAGCCGAGCTGGAGCGCCGGGCAGAACCGATTGCCGCTGCCGGCCCCAACACCGTGCGTGAGCCCAGCGCCGCGCCGGATGACAGCCGGCCGATCAAGGCCCGCATGGAGGACGCTGAACGGGACATCCTTACCCGCTGCGTGGCCGAGTGTAAGTCCACTTACGAAATCGCCGCGCGTCTGGGCATGAACCAGTCTTCCGTGGTGCGCAAGCTGAAGAAGTACGGTCTGCGCTGCGCCAACCGCCGCTAG